The proteins below are encoded in one region of Paramisgurnus dabryanus chromosome 2, PD_genome_1.1, whole genome shotgun sequence:
- the arl14ep gene encoding ARL14 effector protein isoform X2, whose amino-acid sequence MPITCSAIDCSNRFVKGSEIRFYRFPISKPQLAEQWVRSLGRKNFVPTQNSCLCSEHFQPDCFRDYNGKLFLREDAVPTIFTNSGGDGNKIELRRNRGGIVGKEVNESSRLNSLSDKDRAKQMTKDRRQPGRSVNERRRAGAKLSSGDRQSLSLKNKVYDSKGLLISCGKDLCDCLDAECMGCFYPCPECGSRKCGVECRCDRKWLYEQVEVEGGEIIRNRFAN is encoded by the exons ATGCCGATTACTTGTTCAGCTATTGATTGCTCAAACCGGTTTGTCAAGGGATCAGAGATCCGATTTTACAG GTTTCCAATCAGCAAGCCGCAGCTGGCCGAGCAGTGGGTACGAAGCCTCGGGAGAAAGAATTTTGTTCCTACTCAAAACTCCTGTTTGTGCAGTGAGCATTTTCAGCCTGACTGCTTCCGTGACTATAATGGAAAACTGTTTCTTCGAGAGGATGCTGTGCCTACAATTTTTACGAACTCTGGAGGAGATGGTAACAAG ATTGAGTTACGAAGAAACAGAGGAGGAATAGTAGGAAAGGAGGTCAATGAATCCAGTCGGCTTAATTCACTTTCTGATAAAGACAGAGCCAAACAGATGACAAAAGATAGAAGACAACCC GGCAGAAGCGTAAATGAGCGGAGACGAGCAGGGGCAAAGCTCTCATCAGGTGACAG ACAGTCCCTGTCTCTGAAGAATAAGGTGTATGACAGCAAAGGTTTGCTGATCTCATGCGGGAAGGATCTGTGTGACTGTCTGGATGCAGAATGCATGGGCTGCTTCTATCCGTGTCCCGAGTGTGGCTCACGAAAGTGCGGTGTGGAGTGCAGGTGTGACCGAAAATGGCTATACGAACAGGTGGAAGTAGAGGGAGGAGAGATTATTCGCAACAGATTTGCCAATTAG
- the arl14ep gene encoding ARL14 effector protein isoform X1, with amino-acid sequence MPITCSAIDCSNRFVKGSEIRFYRFPISKPQLAEQWVRSLGRKNFVPTQNSCLCSEHFQPDCFRDYNGKLFLREDAVPTIFTNSGGDGNKIELRRNRGGIVGKEVNESSRLNSLSDKDRAKQMTKDRRQPVRDSSLKGRSVNERRRAGAKLSSGDRQSLSLKNKVYDSKGLLISCGKDLCDCLDAECMGCFYPCPECGSRKCGVECRCDRKWLYEQVEVEGGEIIRNRFAN; translated from the exons ATGCCGATTACTTGTTCAGCTATTGATTGCTCAAACCGGTTTGTCAAGGGATCAGAGATCCGATTTTACAG GTTTCCAATCAGCAAGCCGCAGCTGGCCGAGCAGTGGGTACGAAGCCTCGGGAGAAAGAATTTTGTTCCTACTCAAAACTCCTGTTTGTGCAGTGAGCATTTTCAGCCTGACTGCTTCCGTGACTATAATGGAAAACTGTTTCTTCGAGAGGATGCTGTGCCTACAATTTTTACGAACTCTGGAGGAGATGGTAACAAG ATTGAGTTACGAAGAAACAGAGGAGGAATAGTAGGAAAGGAGGTCAATGAATCCAGTCGGCTTAATTCACTTTCTGATAAAGACAGAGCCAAACAGATGACAAAAGATAGAAGACAACCCGTAAGAGACTCCAGTCTGAAG GGCAGAAGCGTAAATGAGCGGAGACGAGCAGGGGCAAAGCTCTCATCAGGTGACAG ACAGTCCCTGTCTCTGAAGAATAAGGTGTATGACAGCAAAGGTTTGCTGATCTCATGCGGGAAGGATCTGTGTGACTGTCTGGATGCAGAATGCATGGGCTGCTTCTATCCGTGTCCCGAGTGTGGCTCACGAAAGTGCGGTGTGGAGTGCAGGTGTGACCGAAAATGGCTATACGAACAGGTGGAAGTAGAGGGAGGAGAGATTATTCGCAACAGATTTGCCAATTAG
- the LOC135749336 gene encoding uncharacterized protein has translation MDHFEKDLIDALKDVVKAGNWQCVGDKSQFKSPCTKLYSDDGEHVVLVHTKDDQFWAMDSSCPHEGGPLEQGDIEDLGNGKLALICPWHDFDFSLETGSSSTGLQNQVYDVHVLDSKVYINTQNTLSLSPIPVTNITHPDSLPVEKNVPSENMLCMWATKILRTADPQEKVSLTKMVQEKWNRGEITEIGQASPPAQPSRKENLTVLEPGKIKRGKGGTLASRIALLHSLANIEQWAIDLSWDVIARFSTFRLSTGEPLPRHFFDDFVKVAGDEAKHYQLLEQRIVELGSSFGALPVHNGLWQSATDTSHDLLARLAVVHMVHEARGLDVHPQTLSRFAAQGDLSSVKVLEVIYADEITHVAAGLRWFTYICSQEGRDSLKTFHDLVKLHFKGFLKPPFNTEGRKTAGMTEEWYVPLVKPSNLQKTS, from the exons ATGGATCACTTCGAGAAGGACTTGATTGATGCGCTTAAAGATGTTGTCAAAGCTGGTAACTGGCAGTGTGTGGGTGACAAATCTCAGTTTAAGTCACCATGCACAAA GCTCTACTCAGATGATGGAGAGCATGTAGTTCTTGTGCATACAAAGGATGACCAGTTTTGGGCTATGGATTCATCTTGCCCACATGAAG GTGGTCCACTTGAGCAAGGTGACATTGAGGATCTGGGCAATGGGAAACTGGCGTTGATTTGCCCCTGGCATGACTTTGATTTCAGCCTTGAAACAGGCTCCTCCTCCACTGGACTACAG AACCAAGTGTATGATGTCCATGTACTGGATAGTAAAGTGTACATAAACACTCAGAACACACTGTCGCTCTCTCCTATACCTGTGACAAATATAACCCACCCAG ACAGTTTGCCAGTGGAAAAAAATGTACCATCTGAAAACATGCTTTGCATGTGGGCCACCAAAATCCTTCGTACTGCTGACCCACAGGAGAAG GTTTCCTTGACCAAGATGGTGCAAGAGAAGTGGAACAGGGGAGAAATAACCGAGATTGGGCAGGCCAGCCCTCCAGCCCAGCCCAGCAGAAAAGAAAATCTGACTGTTCTGGAGCCGGGGAAAATAAAACGGGGCAAAGGCGGCACACTG GCAAGTAGGATCGCCTTATTACACTCACTCGCTAATATAGAGCAATGGGCAATAGACCTGTCCTGGGATGTGATAGCAAGATTTTCAACATTTAGACTGAGTACTGGAGAACCACTGCCCCGCCATTTCTTTGATGACTTTGTCAAAGTAGCAGGAGATGAAGCAAAG CATTATCAGTTACTAGAGCAAAGGATTGTGGAACTTGGCAGTTCATTTGGTGCTTTACCAGTACACAACG GTTTATGGCAGTCAGCAACAGATACTTCTCATGACCTGTTGGCAAGGCTGGCGGTAGTTCACATGGTTCATGAGGCCAG AGGTTTGGATGTGCATCCTCAGACGTTGTCCCGCTTTGCCGCTCAAGGAGACTTGAGCTCAGTGAAGGTGTTGGAGGTGATTTATGCAGATGAGATCACACATGTTGCTGCAGGGCTGAGATGGTTCACATATATCTGCTCCCAGGAAGGAAGG GATTCCCTGAAAACCTTCCATGATTTGGTGAAATTACatttcaagggctttttaaagcCTCCATTCAACACAGAGGGAAGGAAAACAGCAGGAATGACAGAAGAG TGGTATGTTCCTCTTGTCAAACCCTCCAACTTACAGAAGACCTCCTGA